In the Syntrophorhabdaceae bacterium genome, TAAGCGAGTAGAATTCTGCAAATGGGCAAGGTGAGGTTTGGAGTTGCCCCTATCAAACCGGACACTCTTCTGGCCCTTAATTCGCCGGAACGCTGTTTTGCTGATCGCTGAGGGCTGACAGCTTTCAGCTTCCTCATATCCCTTGACTTTTCAGCCACCTTACCATAATCTTTTCCCATGCGGAAATTTTCGATTGGCATGTTCGATTCCGGCGTCGGCGGGCTCACGGTGCTCAAAGAGGTGAAGGCGCTTCTCCCCCATGAGCATATCGTCTATTTTGGCGACACGGCACGCCTGCCCTACGGAAACAAATCACCGCAGACCGTCACGAGGTATGCCCTTGAAAGCGCGCTGTTCCTCCTTACCAAGGGGATAAAGCTCCTTGTCATTGCCTGCAACACCTCATCGGCATTCGCCCTGAATATTCTCCAGAAAAAACTGCCCGTCCCTGTTATCGGCGTCATCGATCCCGGCGCAAAAGAGGCAGTGGGCCATACAAAAAACAGGAGGATAGGTGTTATCGGCACAAAAGGCACGATAAGGAGCATGGCATATGAAAGATCGATTAAAAAGATCAGCTCCGGCGCTACCGTCATCTCGCGCCCCTGTCCGCTCTTCGTCCCCATTGTGGAAGAGGGCCTCGAGAACGATGACGTCGCGTATCTCATGGCAGAAAAATACCTCAAAGACCTGAAGCGATCGGATATCGACGTCCTCGT is a window encoding:
- the murI gene encoding glutamate racemase; this translates as MFDSGVGGLTVLKEVKALLPHEHIVYFGDTARLPYGNKSPQTVTRYALESALFLLTKGIKLLVIACNTSSAFALNILQKKLPVPVIGVIDPGAKEAVGHTKNRRIGVIGTKGTIRSMAYERSIKKISSGATVISRPCPLFVPIVEEGLENDDVAYLMAEKYLKDLKRSDIDVLVMGCTHYPALEKVIKKVMGKGVTIVHTGRETAKEVKNTLEKKRLLNDKVRGGCEYFVTDAPETFEEIGSRLLGERLTRVKSLKNLDFKDFLLSS